One window from the genome of Microbulbifer pacificus encodes:
- the tssE gene encoding type VI secretion system baseplate subunit TssE, with the protein MKGGEKRLLAPLLDRLLASSADMDLHRPHQVLRQLREGVRRDLEYLFNTRYCCVSPPEEHHHLESSNINFGLPDLSTINLTSGESRRKFCREIERTIMNFEPRIRSVKVTTQQNVDVEYPSIRFRVEAVLHVNPAAEVIVFDSALNPVTQLVNVSEVR; encoded by the coding sequence ATGAAGGGCGGGGAAAAGCGCCTGCTGGCGCCACTACTGGACAGGCTGCTGGCGTCTTCCGCAGACATGGACCTGCACCGCCCCCATCAGGTCTTGCGTCAGCTGCGCGAGGGGGTGCGGCGGGACCTCGAATATCTGTTCAATACCCGCTATTGCTGCGTGTCGCCACCGGAAGAGCATCACCACCTCGAGAGTTCCAATATCAATTTCGGCTTGCCGGACCTGTCGACCATCAATCTCACTTCCGGAGAGAGTCGCAGGAAGTTTTGCCGGGAAATCGAGCGAACCATCATGAATTTCGAGCCACGCATACGCTCGGTGAAAGTCACTACTCAGCAGAATGTCGATGTGGAATATCCCAGCATCCGCTTTCGGGTGGAAGCCGTACTGCACGTCAATCCCGCCGCGGAGGTCATTGTGTTTGACTCGGCACTCAATCCGGTTACCCAACTGGTCAATGTATCGGAGGTCAGGTAG
- the tssF gene encoding type VI secretion system baseplate subunit TssF yields the protein MSEKLIDLYERELAFVQQTAGEFARMHPAAASRLQLDTDTVDDPLVGRLLSGFAYMNARVQQKLNDDFPELTDAMLETLYPHYLRPIPSCAVVQFEPEQDLDSIVNIPADTLLESESFQGQTCRFTSRYPVDICPFAVETASLMPRPFIAPACNEVQGANAVLKLSLKAFSGDVRFSDLNLSTLRFFLRGQPGHIYDLYDLLLTRCVKVVVATGEGDPHPVKLEADILRQVGLAPDEGLLPYPDTAFMGYRLLTEYFAFPEKFHFIDITALNDAINEHYADTLNLYFYLSESHDELEKQLVPGMFALGCAPVVNLFSQSADPIPLTHTQYSYHVVPDVRRADGLEVYSVDDVNATAASGETTRYRPFYGIQHSQHNMRKNAFWYVRRRDVVEGEHRNEPASEVDISLVDLEFNPHRVNDQTLDLKITCTNRNLPKKLPTGNAQPYLTVVDGDAPAKRISCVVPPGATLRPPRRERGYWRLISHLNLNHLSLTGSGGCDVLKEIFRLYDFRNSGSTRNLIESLLKLDARPITAPIQVDSSVVLCRGTEVTIELDSMMLAGTSPLLYASVIERFLGLYCSINSFTRLIARLSGRDGELKRWPPRAGDKALV from the coding sequence GTGAGTGAAAAGCTGATTGATCTGTATGAGCGGGAACTTGCGTTCGTTCAGCAGACGGCGGGAGAGTTTGCCCGCATGCACCCCGCGGCGGCGTCGCGCCTGCAGCTGGATACCGATACGGTGGACGATCCATTGGTCGGCCGCCTGCTGTCCGGATTCGCCTACATGAACGCGCGGGTCCAGCAGAAGCTGAACGATGACTTTCCGGAACTCACCGACGCGATGCTGGAAACCCTGTACCCGCACTATCTGCGTCCAATTCCGTCCTGTGCCGTCGTGCAATTTGAGCCGGAGCAGGACCTGGACAGCATCGTCAATATTCCGGCAGACACGTTGCTGGAAAGTGAAAGTTTTCAGGGGCAGACCTGCCGCTTTACCAGCCGCTACCCTGTGGACATCTGTCCATTCGCGGTCGAGACCGCAAGTCTCATGCCGCGCCCCTTCATCGCACCCGCCTGCAATGAAGTACAAGGTGCGAATGCAGTGCTCAAGTTATCGCTGAAAGCGTTTAGCGGTGATGTGCGCTTCTCGGATCTGAATCTCTCCACGTTGCGGTTTTTTCTGCGTGGGCAGCCGGGTCATATTTATGATCTCTACGACCTGTTGCTCACGCGCTGCGTCAAAGTGGTTGTCGCCACCGGTGAAGGCGACCCGCACCCGGTGAAACTCGAAGCGGATATACTGCGCCAGGTCGGATTGGCGCCGGACGAGGGATTGCTTCCATACCCGGATACCGCATTCATGGGCTACCGTCTGTTGACGGAATACTTTGCTTTTCCCGAAAAGTTTCACTTTATCGACATCACCGCGCTGAACGATGCGATCAATGAGCATTACGCGGATACCCTGAACCTTTATTTCTACCTTTCAGAATCCCACGACGAACTGGAAAAGCAGTTGGTGCCGGGTATGTTTGCTCTCGGTTGCGCACCGGTGGTGAACCTGTTCTCCCAGAGTGCCGATCCCATACCGCTCACCCATACCCAGTACAGCTACCATGTGGTGCCCGATGTCAGGCGCGCCGACGGCCTTGAGGTGTATTCCGTCGACGACGTCAATGCCACCGCGGCAAGCGGTGAAACGACACGCTACCGGCCCTTCTATGGCATTCAGCACAGCCAGCACAACATGCGCAAAAATGCGTTCTGGTATGTGCGCCGCCGTGATGTCGTGGAGGGAGAGCATCGCAACGAACCGGCGTCGGAAGTGGATATCAGCCTGGTGGATCTGGAGTTCAATCCGCACCGGGTAAATGATCAGACGCTTGATCTGAAAATCACCTGCACCAATCGCAACCTGCCCAAAAAACTGCCCACGGGAAATGCACAGCCGTACCTCACCGTCGTCGACGGAGACGCGCCGGCGAAGCGGATCAGCTGCGTGGTGCCGCCTGGCGCGACACTGCGTCCCCCACGGCGCGAGCGGGGTTACTGGCGACTGATCTCTCATCTCAATCTCAATCATCTGTCCCTCACCGGGAGTGGCGGGTGCGACGTATTGAAGGAAATTTTTCGGCTGTACGACTTCCGTAATTCCGGCAGCACCAGAAACCTGATCGAATCGCTGCTGAAACTGGATGCGCGCCCGATCACCGCGCCAATCCAGGTCGATAGCAGCGTCGTGCTGTGCCGTGGTACCGAAGTCACGATCGAACTGGATTCGATGATGCTCGCAGGTACCAGCCCGCTACTGTACGCCAGTGTGATCGAGCGCTTTCTCGGACTTTATTGCTCGATAAATTCCTTTACCCGATTGATCGCCCGCTTGAGCGGTCGCGATGGAGAGTTGAAGCGATGGCCGCCCCGCGCCGGCGACAAAGCCTTAGTGTAA
- the tssG gene encoding type VI secretion system baseplate subunit TssG produces MAAPRRRQSLSVIQQLQEAPYRFEFFQAVRTLERSVLLRAPSSHDVADKVQFATEPLACGAPPGRELLRFHAQSSLSFVAADVLGLTSRNHATKNQWSMEIGFGGLIGSQGVMPYYLTEVVHRELKEKNAALKDFLDIFHHRNISLFYRAWHKYQLPVNYESARLRNTRDLDAFSQALASIAGLGTSEMRYRLPVPDDALYGMAGHLGRQQCSAAALASMIRQYFGLQVSIEQFQGRWDELPQDVLTRLPGPDAPLGVNNHLGVDTILGTHCFQAQNKFRVVIEPMAYDDHMTIAPGSEKLEALKSFVQLSAGIEMDFEISVSLFTGQVAPVQLAADNECEPLLGWNTHMSSDQQYDERVEINLSADRVSPDEALPVA; encoded by the coding sequence ATGGCCGCCCCGCGCCGGCGACAAAGCCTTAGTGTAATCCAGCAGCTGCAGGAGGCTCCGTACCGCTTCGAATTTTTTCAGGCGGTGCGCACGCTTGAGCGCTCGGTCCTGTTGAGAGCACCGAGCAGTCACGATGTTGCCGACAAGGTGCAATTCGCGACGGAACCTCTGGCTTGTGGTGCGCCACCGGGCCGTGAGCTGTTGCGATTTCATGCGCAATCTTCGCTGTCATTTGTGGCCGCGGATGTACTCGGGCTGACATCGCGAAATCACGCCACGAAAAATCAGTGGAGCATGGAAATCGGCTTTGGCGGCCTGATCGGTAGCCAGGGTGTGATGCCTTACTACCTGACGGAAGTGGTGCATCGCGAACTGAAAGAAAAGAACGCGGCCCTCAAGGATTTTCTCGATATTTTCCACCATCGGAATATATCCCTGTTCTATCGCGCCTGGCATAAGTACCAGTTGCCGGTAAATTACGAAAGTGCGCGTCTGCGCAATACGCGTGATCTGGACGCATTCAGCCAGGCGCTGGCCTCGATCGCGGGGCTCGGCACCAGCGAAATGCGCTACCGCCTGCCGGTGCCGGACGACGCATTGTATGGCATGGCCGGTCACCTGGGGCGCCAGCAGTGCTCCGCCGCGGCACTCGCCAGTATGATCCGGCAGTATTTCGGCCTACAGGTTTCCATCGAGCAGTTCCAGGGCCGTTGGGACGAGCTGCCGCAGGATGTACTTACGCGACTGCCCGGGCCGGATGCGCCGCTTGGGGTAAACAATCATCTCGGTGTGGATACGATTCTGGGTACCCACTGCTTTCAAGCCCAGAACAAATTTCGCGTGGTTATCGAGCCGATGGCCTACGACGACCACATGACCATCGCGCCGGGCAGTGAAAAGCTGGAAGCGCTCAAATCCTTTGTGCAGCTCTCTGCCGGTATTGAAATGGATTTTGAGATTTCCGTATCGCTGTTTACCGGTCAGGTCGCGCCGGTGCAGCTGGCTGCGGACAATGAATGCGAGCCACTGCTCGGCTGGAATACCCATATGTCCAGTGACCAGCAATACGACGAGCGGGTGGAAATCAACCTGAGCGCGGATCGTGTATCGCCGGATGAAGCACTACCCGTGGCGTGA
- the tssH gene encoding type VI secretion system ATPase TssH gives MINIDLKRLVDTMTPYMRDALEGAAGLCLAQSQYNVELEHWLLKLLDQSDTDFYHLLEKHDVNPSNVARQLATAIARFKSGSSRPAALSPTIVDAAKNGWMLASIDYGHRAVSSGHLLAALLLDESSRRQLLESCPELKGIAPESIRETARAMFGHSGESSALSGAAASGSGSESGAVAAVASKAPALDKYTVNLTERAARGEIDPVLGRDEEIRQCIDILTRRRQNNPILTGEAGVGKTAVVEGFALRIVSGDVPAPLRDVSVRTLDLGLLQAGASVKGEFENRLKSVIEEVRASAKPIILFIDEAHTMIGAGGKEGQGDAANLLKPALARGELRTIAATTWAEYKKYFERDPALTRRFQVVKVEEPDEQKAIDMMRGIAGNLESHHRVRILDEAVVASVKLSHRYIPGRQLPDKSVSLLDTACARVALSQSATPGAIEDAQRIIDSATRTVEKLQRENAASGVHEEYLQELQAQRLEAQQRLEQLQEQQRQELELITQIQVLREQIDEVFTRQQGDNAADSSELGDLKQQLQRLGSELREIQGDTPLMQPAVDEQSIAAVIANWTGIPVGKMVSDEIVAVQSLAERLNKRVIGQPHALEAVAQAIRTSRAGLTDPRKPVGVFLFCGTSGVGKTETALALADALFGGEQSITTINMSEFKEEHKVSMLLGSPPGYLGYGEGGVLTEAARRKPYSVILLDEMEKAHPGVQDIFYNLFDKGTIKDGEGRDIDFKNTVIIMTSNAGEEAIRAIFNQVEEKPEPEVLLDNIRPHLLQKFKPAFLGRANVIAYYPLDDENLVEICRINMCRIEKRVKEHYGAAFSYDEDVLINIVARCQEADTGARNIEVILNRTLLPSLASECLDRMARGEEIVSVHIGASDEGDFSYRLNG, from the coding sequence ATGATCAATATCGATCTCAAACGACTCGTAGATACCATGACGCCATACATGCGCGACGCGCTGGAAGGCGCGGCGGGTTTGTGCCTGGCCCAGAGTCAGTACAACGTTGAGCTGGAGCACTGGCTGCTTAAACTGCTCGATCAGTCGGATACCGATTTTTACCATCTGCTGGAAAAGCACGATGTGAATCCGTCCAATGTCGCCAGACAACTGGCAACCGCGATCGCACGCTTCAAATCCGGCAGCAGCCGTCCCGCTGCCCTGTCGCCCACGATTGTGGACGCCGCCAAGAACGGCTGGATGCTCGCCTCCATCGACTATGGCCATCGCGCTGTCAGTTCCGGACATCTGCTCGCTGCGCTGCTGCTGGATGAATCATCGCGTCGCCAGCTGCTGGAATCCTGCCCGGAGCTCAAGGGCATCGCACCGGAATCCATTCGCGAAACCGCCCGCGCGATGTTCGGTCACAGTGGCGAGTCTTCCGCATTGAGCGGTGCGGCGGCGAGCGGTTCAGGAAGCGAAAGTGGCGCGGTAGCGGCGGTCGCAAGCAAGGCGCCAGCGCTGGACAAATACACCGTCAACCTCACGGAAAGGGCGGCCAGAGGCGAGATTGATCCGGTACTCGGGCGCGATGAAGAAATTCGCCAATGCATTGATATCCTCACCCGTCGCCGCCAGAACAATCCGATCCTCACCGGCGAGGCCGGCGTCGGCAAAACCGCGGTGGTGGAAGGTTTTGCCCTGCGTATCGTCAGCGGCGATGTGCCGGCACCGTTGCGGGATGTCAGTGTCAGAACTCTGGACCTCGGGCTGTTGCAGGCGGGCGCCAGCGTCAAAGGCGAGTTTGAAAATCGTCTCAAATCCGTGATTGAAGAAGTGCGCGCATCCGCGAAGCCGATCATCCTGTTTATCGACGAAGCGCACACCATGATCGGTGCCGGCGGTAAAGAGGGGCAGGGAGATGCCGCCAACCTGCTCAAGCCCGCGCTGGCGCGGGGAGAACTCCGCACCATCGCGGCTACTACCTGGGCCGAGTACAAAAAATACTTCGAGCGCGACCCGGCACTGACCCGTCGCTTCCAGGTAGTGAAAGTGGAAGAGCCGGATGAACAGAAAGCCATCGACATGATGCGCGGTATTGCGGGCAATCTTGAATCCCACCACCGTGTCCGAATTCTCGATGAAGCGGTGGTGGCATCGGTGAAGCTGTCCCATCGTTATATTCCCGGTCGTCAGCTGCCGGACAAATCCGTAAGCCTGTTGGATACCGCGTGCGCACGCGTGGCGCTGAGCCAGTCTGCCACCCCGGGGGCCATCGAGGACGCCCAGCGAATCATCGACAGCGCCACCAGAACCGTGGAAAAACTGCAGCGGGAAAATGCGGCCAGTGGTGTTCATGAGGAGTATCTGCAGGAACTGCAGGCGCAGAGACTGGAAGCACAGCAGCGCCTGGAACAGCTACAGGAGCAGCAGCGGCAGGAACTGGAACTGATTACCCAGATCCAGGTACTGCGCGAGCAGATCGACGAGGTCTTCACTCGCCAGCAGGGCGATAATGCCGCGGATTCCTCCGAGCTGGGCGATCTGAAACAGCAGTTGCAGCGTCTGGGGAGCGAGCTGCGTGAAATTCAAGGCGACACACCGCTGATGCAGCCCGCGGTGGACGAGCAGTCCATCGCCGCTGTGATTGCCAACTGGACAGGTATTCCTGTCGGCAAAATGGTCAGTGACGAAATCGTCGCGGTGCAGAGTCTGGCCGAACGCCTGAACAAACGGGTGATCGGACAGCCCCATGCACTGGAAGCCGTGGCTCAGGCCATCCGCACGTCGCGCGCGGGACTGACGGATCCGCGCAAACCCGTGGGGGTCTTCCTGTTCTGCGGCACCAGCGGTGTGGGCAAGACCGAAACCGCACTGGCGCTGGCTGATGCACTGTTTGGTGGTGAGCAGAGCATCACGACCATCAACATGTCGGAGTTCAAAGAGGAGCACAAGGTCTCCATGCTGCTCGGCTCCCCTCCCGGCTATTTAGGATACGGTGAGGGCGGTGTACTGACCGAGGCGGCACGCAGGAAACCCTATTCGGTCATCCTGCTGGACGAGATGGAAAAGGCGCATCCGGGCGTACAGGATATTTTCTACAACCTGTTTGACAAGGGCACCATCAAGGACGGCGAAGGTCGGGATATCGACTTCAAGAATACCGTAATCATCATGACGTCCAATGCGGGCGAAGAGGCGATCCGCGCGATCTTCAATCAGGTGGAAGAAAAGCCGGAGCCGGAAGTCCTGCTCGACAACATCCGCCCACACCTGCTACAGAAATTCAAACCGGCATTCCTCGGGCGCGCCAATGTGATTGCCTACTACCCGCTGGACGATGAAAATCTGGTGGAAATCTGCCGGATCAATATGTGCAGAATTGAAAAGCGGGTCAAAGAGCACTACGGGGCAGCGTTCAGCTACGATGAAGACGTGCTGATCAACATTGTCGCCCGCTGCCAGGAGGCCGACACCGGTGCGCGCAATATCGAAGTTATTCTGAACCGTACCCTGCTGCCATCACTGGCCAGTGAATGCCTGGATCGAATGGCCAGGGGAGAGGAAATTGTCAGTGTGCATATTGGCGCGTCGGACGAGGGGGATTTCAGCTATCGGCTGAATGGATGA
- a CDS encoding PAAR domain-containing protein: protein MGKPASRITDLHVCPMVTGTVPHVGGPIVSPGGPTVLIGNLPAATVGSTCTCVGPPDSIAMGSTTVLISNKPAARMGDTTAHGGKIVVGCPTVLIGG, encoded by the coding sequence ATGGGAAAACCTGCATCCCGTATTACCGACCTGCATGTGTGCCCAATGGTGACCGGTACCGTACCCCATGTCGGGGGGCCTATTGTAAGCCCCGGTGGACCCACCGTTCTGATTGGCAATTTACCCGCGGCCACCGTTGGCAGCACCTGTACCTGCGTCGGGCCGCCGGATTCCATCGCAATGGGTAGTACAACCGTTCTCATCAGCAATAAACCGGCCGCGCGCATGGGAGATACCACCGCACACGGTGGCAAGATCGTTGTGGGGTGCCCCACTGTTTTGATCGGTGGATAA
- a CDS encoding DUF6931 family protein, producing MTDLVKVQAATAAELLQYIDISEEASSFVVPETAPEISINRLMEAGFFADAIKLLALGLPKRESVWWACLCARDIHGPQADDDNTGALLAAESWVKSPNEERRLNCKMYGEKTRYKTPASWAATAAAWSHGSLAAPGEPNIEPPAHLYAHAVAGSVTLAAVLANPVNAEKPFLRFLQQGLDLARGGNGKLTPRAADSQLVGS from the coding sequence ATGACGGATCTGGTAAAAGTTCAGGCGGCAACGGCGGCGGAGTTGCTGCAGTATATAGACATCAGTGAAGAAGCCAGCAGCTTTGTGGTCCCGGAGACGGCGCCGGAAATCAGCATAAACCGGCTGATGGAAGCGGGTTTCTTCGCCGACGCTATCAAATTGCTGGCTCTTGGCCTGCCGAAAAGGGAATCGGTGTGGTGGGCCTGCCTTTGCGCCAGAGATATTCACGGGCCGCAGGCAGACGATGATAATACCGGCGCACTGTTAGCGGCGGAAAGCTGGGTGAAAAGTCCCAATGAGGAACGCCGTCTGAACTGCAAAATGTACGGTGAAAAAACCCGCTACAAAACACCCGCCAGCTGGGCCGCTACGGCCGCAGCCTGGAGTCACGGAAGCCTGGCGGCACCCGGCGAACCCAATATCGAGCCGCCCGCCCACCTCTATGCGCACGCCGTGGCCGGCAGTGTCACCCTGGCGGCGGTACTGGCCAATCCCGTTAATGCGGAAAAACCCTTTCTGCGCTTTCTGCAACAGGGTCTGGACCTGGCCCGTGGTGGCAATGGCAAATTGACGCCGCGTGCCGCGGACAGTCAATTGGTAGGGAGTTGA
- a CDS encoding type VI secretion system Vgr family protein — protein MSSINQEKRLIRVKCPLGSDAFIATALTGEEHISKPYRYQITLLSDNHDIAQSDIVGKPFNVSIHYAESERYIDGFVTHFSMHDINPEGMRRYIAVIQPGLWFTNLSGENRIFEKKSAKDIITAVFAKYSKEIQFSQKLTAEYISREYCVQFNESDFQFVTRLMAQEGISYYFKHSDNGHELVLCDEHKDFYDCASEKIEYDGGGSNPRKNSVSSWHRDFHYHGGGFEFRDYNEYTVGKDNLKSVKTASKLNGVDGYIQGLYGLNHFEADGEHQHKFSDSYHGALAKRATEAQESRFDVGHGSSDCPQLAAGGCFQLEHTIKSEKGKYLLTSVRITATDSNSDDSEFRNTFSCIPEKITPRPDPFVGSIKILYPQVAEVVSVKATESSGSNDPFTQVKVKFPWNSSQNSCWVRVMQSFSGKNWGANFVPRVGQEVIISYINGDPERPVVTGAVYNGDNNGPNYTATQSGWKTQFGKSKINEFRFDDKAGEEEVYMEAGKDHNFLIHNDQSGKIDNNQTLEIKKNRILTIAEGDESVTLNKGNQTIKLGSGNQKVDIGGSQTISVTNAIKISSNASIELKVAGNSIKLSPSGITIKGTTLSCKGDATAEVAASGILTLKGGLTKIN, from the coding sequence ATGTCTTCTATCAATCAAGAAAAGCGCTTGATCCGGGTGAAATGTCCGCTGGGCAGCGACGCCTTCATAGCTACCGCGTTAACCGGCGAAGAACATATATCCAAACCGTATCGGTATCAGATCACTCTGCTTTCAGACAATCACGATATCGCTCAGTCCGATATTGTCGGCAAGCCATTCAATGTAAGCATCCACTATGCGGAATCGGAGCGCTACATCGACGGGTTTGTAACACACTTCTCCATGCACGATATCAACCCGGAAGGCATGCGGCGGTATATCGCCGTCATCCAGCCTGGATTGTGGTTCACAAATCTTTCCGGCGAAAACCGCATTTTTGAAAAGAAGTCCGCCAAGGACATCATCACGGCTGTGTTCGCAAAATACAGCAAGGAAATCCAGTTCAGCCAGAAACTGACGGCCGAATATATTAGCCGTGAATACTGCGTGCAGTTTAACGAATCCGACTTCCAGTTTGTTACCCGTCTGATGGCTCAGGAAGGCATTTCCTATTACTTCAAGCACTCCGACAACGGCCACGAATTGGTCCTGTGTGATGAGCACAAGGATTTTTATGACTGCGCTTCAGAAAAAATCGAGTACGACGGAGGTGGCAGCAACCCAAGGAAAAATTCCGTGTCCAGCTGGCATCGGGACTTTCACTATCACGGCGGCGGCTTCGAGTTTCGCGACTACAACGAATATACCGTTGGCAAAGACAACCTCAAGAGTGTAAAAACCGCCAGCAAGCTCAACGGTGTAGACGGCTATATACAGGGCCTGTATGGGTTGAACCACTTCGAAGCAGACGGGGAGCACCAGCACAAATTCAGTGATAGTTACCACGGCGCTCTCGCCAAACGCGCCACCGAGGCGCAGGAAAGCCGCTTTGATGTTGGTCACGGCAGCAGTGACTGTCCACAACTGGCTGCAGGCGGTTGCTTTCAGCTGGAGCACACGATCAAGTCTGAGAAAGGCAAATACCTGCTGACTTCCGTACGCATCACCGCCACAGACAGCAACAGCGACGACTCAGAGTTCCGCAACACATTTAGCTGCATTCCCGAAAAAATCACACCGCGACCAGATCCTTTTGTAGGCAGCATTAAAATACTGTACCCCCAGGTTGCGGAAGTCGTCAGTGTCAAAGCCACCGAATCTTCGGGATCGAACGATCCTTTCACCCAGGTCAAAGTCAAGTTCCCCTGGAACTCATCACAGAACAGCTGCTGGGTACGGGTGATGCAATCTTTCTCGGGAAAAAATTGGGGCGCAAACTTTGTTCCTCGGGTTGGCCAGGAAGTCATCATCAGCTATATCAATGGTGACCCGGAAAGACCGGTGGTAACCGGTGCGGTGTACAACGGCGATAATAACGGCCCTAATTACACCGCCACCCAGAGCGGCTGGAAGACCCAGTTCGGAAAAAGCAAAATCAATGAGTTCCGGTTTGACGACAAGGCGGGAGAAGAAGAAGTCTATATGGAAGCAGGGAAAGACCACAATTTCCTGATCCACAACGATCAGTCCGGAAAAATTGACAACAACCAGACGCTGGAAATCAAGAAAAATCGCATACTTACCATCGCGGAAGGCGATGAATCCGTTACGCTGAACAAAGGTAATCAGACAATAAAACTCGGCAGCGGCAATCAAAAAGTGGATATTGGCGGCAGCCAGACCATCAGTGTGACCAATGCCATCAAGATCAGCTCCAATGCTTCCATTGAACTCAAGGTCGCAGGCAACAGTATTAAATTGTCGCCGTCGGGTATTACCATCAAGGGCACCACACTCTCCTGCAAGGGAGACGCTACGGCGGAGGTCGCTGCCAGCGGCATACTGACGCTGAAAGGCGGACTGACCAAAATCAATTGA
- a CDS encoding Hcp family type VI secretion system effector, whose translation MAIYMNFNNKAPAGNVTAKGYEDWIEVDSFNFGVGRGVSMEAGAVANREATRPSISEVTVTKRIDAASGGLFKASVTGDEGVKVEIHVVQTGAKSVEKYAVYKLEDVLVSSYSMTASAGGAPSESLSLSFAKIEAELNHADKTNKNPKNMRVGYDLTTATPL comes from the coding sequence ATGGCTATTTACATGAACTTCAACAACAAGGCCCCCGCAGGAAACGTCACCGCGAAAGGCTACGAAGACTGGATCGAAGTTGACAGCTTTAACTTCGGTGTAGGCCGCGGCGTTTCCATGGAAGCCGGCGCTGTTGCCAACCGTGAAGCCACCCGCCCGAGCATCAGCGAAGTGACCGTAACCAAGCGTATCGATGCCGCTTCCGGCGGCCTTTTCAAGGCTTCCGTTACCGGTGACGAAGGCGTGAAAGTTGAAATCCATGTAGTTCAGACCGGCGCCAAATCCGTTGAAAAATATGCGGTCTACAAACTGGAGGACGTTCTGGTTTCCTCCTACAGCATGACCGCTTCCGCCGGTGGCGCCCCTTCCGAGTCGCTGTCCCTGAGCTTTGCGAAAATCGAAGCCGAGCTGAACCACGCCGACAAAACCAACAAGAATCCGAAAAACATGCGTGTTGGGTACGATCTCACCACGGCTACTCCGCTCTAA